In Strigops habroptila isolate Jane chromosome 7, bStrHab1.2.pri, whole genome shotgun sequence, the following are encoded in one genomic region:
- the LOC115610416 gene encoding uncharacterized protein LOC115610416: MEASLTCAVCLSLFEEPVTLPLCSHNFCRDCVLECLASAEAARLQQQRGQGQSRHSRGGSGDVAGARVSCPLCRKLCPLPRGGAAALPVNTTLAELVRLYRSGTAGTAKAEETEQGPGSPLSLQALGGTCQKHPGRLVQLYCRMCRQAGCGLCVSKEHQGIFHSVNLIDAVYQEEKLTFFSSLKKMRTVNEKLTNEISNQLNDMDVALNNDADMIALEFGEIFKTLEMKKQQLLEDVENQRSKKEKEFAIWKKMKETHKKTIENFLKDCEKLVHECDPQRFLEVACGLNARMKTQLDLMNIASSYEKTPDCTQKKMDIKPVLSKILALKLMPVDKGTDKDLPSGGNEDPTKNTLFKNSIKQWQDQKNRPSMFLPVAGQEEALADGSRICTRLMSISEMSTFQNMSHEELRYKFYMEHQKLTSEFKTQTLSGNKKYKFGTAGALKARSSGTPFASSPPKANSPDKVKMGILQRADGFEKTFSGASHHSIPSTNMNSSETNGDLKLFPERSSQEAATPALENSKDLGPKEKLPMQESTVTVSKEIDTNSSTSLGLNPAASAAVTVSNSECLDVSAEGPSASPFTFGACNNSVSTFTKDAGMFSFKKKDTKYVFPQFYLEKCDHADKTNNQDESKFKKHGPVARPTVSDASTSPDLGTAESGKPGFSFPFGNSVKGGSAASGVSNSFKVLPLSPFFSQSEKPSDKNTSSHVREKTPSAKETAGYGTQKPSVSGEQKANSSESTAIACSTSETNTAAGVNVTKSPILPANFVFSFKNTCYPLPSPVFSFGNTLRNTSDSLISSVFLPGNGTEKAEKEKMKSDKTPLNLGKPVSPECAEPASRQSQPNCEGSLLPMNSSKKTESAGTLPDGSNSCSQTLFSVILPVKYENASSTQLPTATKPETKVKEEESETVAENNCSCPRREDEPESVPCQNAACSGLGACNDPSSGGSVFMVNKAGGMPSDSDSDTEQLSQTSVSTDASGESEHFSVSEDKISSRIKSEK, translated from the exons ATGGAGGCCAGCCTGACGTGCGCCGTGTGCCTGTCGCTCTTCGAGGAGCCGGTGACGCTGCCGCTCTGCTCGCACAACTTCTGCCGGGACTGCGTGCTGGAGTGCCTGGCCTCGGCCGAGGCCGCCCGCCTGCAGCAGCAACGGGGCCAGGGGCAGTCCCGCCACTCCCGGGGGGGTTCGGGCGACGTGGCCGGCGCCCGGGTGTCGTGCCCGCTGTGCAGGAAGCTCTGCCCGCTGCCCCGGGGCGGCGCCGCCGCGCTGCCCGTCAACACCACCCTGGCCGAGTTGGTCAGGCTCTACCGGTCCGGCACGGCCGGGACCGCCAAGGCCGAAGAGACAGAGCAGGGGCCGGGGTCTCcgctgtccctgcaggccctcGGGGGAACCTGCCAGAAGCATCCGGGCCGGCTGGTGCAGCTCTACTGCCGGATGTGCCGCCAGGCGGGGTGCGGGCTATGCGTCTCTAAGGAGCACCAAGGCATCTTCCACTCCGTCAACCTCATAGACGCTGTgtaccaggaagaaaaa TTAACCTTCTTCAGcagtctgaaaaaaatgagaacGGTAAATGAGAAGCTGACGAATGAAATTTCAAATCAACTGAATGATATGGAT GTGGCGCTGAACAATGATGCAGACATGATTGCACTGGAATTTGGAGAAATCTTCAAAACtctggaaatgaagaaacagcaatTGCTAGAAGATGTTGAAAAtcagagaagtaaaaaagaaaaagaatttgcgatctggaagaaaatgaaggaaactcACAAGAAGACCATTGAGAATTTTTTGAAGGATTGTGAAAAGCTTGTCCACGAGTGTGATCCTCAGCGTTTCCTAGAG gTGGCCTGTGGCTTGAATGCAag aatgAAAACTCAGCTTGACCTGATGAATATAGCATCCAGCTATGAAAAAACACCAGACTGTACTCAAAAGAAGATGGATATCAAACCTGTGCTTAGTAAAATCTTGGCTTTGAAGTTAATGCCTGTTGACAAAGGCACTGATAAAG ATCTACCTTCTGGGGGAAATGAGGACCCAACAAAAAATActctctttaaaaatagcatCAAGCAATGGCAGGACCAGAAGAACAGACCCAGCATGTTTCTT cCTGTAGCAGGACAGGAGGAAGCACTGGCAGATGGCAGCAGGATTTGTACTCGCCTAATGTCGATTTCGGAAATGTCTACGTTTCAAAACATGAGTCATGAG GAGTTACGTTACAAATTCTATATGGAACATCAGAAGCTCACCAGTGAGTTCAAGACACAAACTctatctggaaataaaaagtataaatttGGAACTGCTGGGGCTTTGAAGGCTAGGTCCTCAGGAACTCCTTTTGCATCTTCACCTCCCAAAGCAAATAGCCCAGATAAAGTGAAAATGGGAATCCTGCAAAGAGCAGATGGCTTTGAGAAAACCTTTTCTGGAGCCAGTCATCACAGCATCCCATCCACAAACATGAACTCTTCTGAAACAAATGGtgacttaaaattatttcctgagaGAAGTTCCCAGGAAGCAGCCACTCCAGCCTTAGAAAACTCTAAAGACTTAGGGCCTAAAGAAAAATTGCCAATGCAGGAATCAACCGTTACTGTTTCCAAAGAAATAGACACAAACTCTAGCACTTCATTGGGCTTAAacccagcagcatcagcagctgttACTGTTTCAAATTCAGAATGTCTAGATGTTTCTGCAGAGGGACCTTCTGCTTCACCTTTTACTTTCGGTGCGTGTAACAACTCAGTATCCACATTTACTAAAGATGCAggtatgttttcctttaaaaagaaagacacaaaatatgttttccctCAGTTTTACCTAGAAAAATGTGATCATGCGGATAAAACCAACAACCAGGatgaaagcaaatttaaaaaacatggtCCTGTAGCCAGACCCACAGTTTCTGATGCTTCAACTAGTCCTGATTTAGGCACAGCAGAAAGTGGGAAGCCAggtttttcatttccctttggCAATTCAGTAAAAGGTGGTTCTGCAGCATCAGGAGTCAGCAATTCGTTTAAGGTTTTACCATTATCCCCATTTTTTAGCCAATCTGAGAAGCCATCTGACAAAAATACATCATCTCACGtgagagaaaaaacaccttCTGCAAAGGAAACTGCAGGATATGGAACACAGAAACCATCTGTCTCAGGGGAACAAAAAGCCAACAGCTCAGAGTCCACGGCTATAGCTTGTAGTACTTCAGAGACCAACACTGCAGCTGGGGTGAATGTCACCAAGTCTCCCATCCTGCCCgctaattttgtattttcattcaaaaatacCTGTTACCCATTGCCCTCACCAGtgttttcatttggaaacaCTCTCAGAAATACCTCTGATTCGCTGATTTCCTCCGTGTTTCTGCCTGGAAATGGTACTGAAAAAGcggaaaaagagaagatgaaatcTGACAAAACACCTCTGAATCTAGGGAAGCCTGTATCTCCAGAGTGTGCGGAGCCTGCTTCTAGACAGAGTCAACCAAATTGTGAAGGTTCACTCCTTCCTATGAACTCATCTAAGAAAACTGAAAGTGCAGGGACACTTCCTGATGGTAGTAATTCTTGTAGTCAGACTTTGTTTTCAGTCATCCTTCCTGTTAAATATGAGAATGCATCTTCCACTCAACTTCctacagcaacaaaaccagaaacaaaggtaaaagaggaagaaagtgaaaCTGTTGCTGAAAACAACTGTTCCTGTCCTAGAAGGGAAGACGAGCCTGAATCTGTACCATGTCAGAATGCAGCTTGTTCTGGTCTTGGCGCATGCAATGATCCATCTTCAGGAGGTTCTGTGTTCATGGTAAACAAGGCAGGAGGAATGCCAAGTGACAGCGATTCTGACACAGAACAGCTAAGTCAAACATCTGTCTCTACTGATGCCAGCGGTGAATCagagcatttttctgtttctgaagacaaaatatCTAGTAGAATAAAATCTGAGAAATGA